The following proteins are co-located in the Meriones unguiculatus strain TT.TT164.6M chromosome 4, Bangor_MerUng_6.1, whole genome shotgun sequence genome:
- the Zcchc3 gene encoding zinc finger CCHC domain-containing protein 3, whose protein sequence is MATGGGAEEEPPRGRPPPPPLPARPGARERLGWAQVVRNLAGKKGDFGEPRRRDGAGSGASGGPGAPGPGDLPPAGRGDPKGRRRDPAGEAADAGRKKGAGDPSRRKRAEAAAAAATPAGPDEAAERPAQDEAPQDEPPAAGPGKGRFLVRICFQGDEGACPTRDFVVGALILRSIGMDPDDIYAVIQVPGSREFDVSFRSADKLALFLRVYEEKRELEDCWDNFVVLGRSKSSLKTLFILFRNETVDVEDIVTWLKRHCDVLAVPVKVTDRFGIWTGEYKCEIELRQGEGGVRHLPGAFFLGAERGYSWYKGQPKTCFKCGSRTHMSGTCSQDRCFRCGEEGHLSPYCRKVIVCNLCGKRGHAFAQCPKAVHNSVAAQLPGVAGH, encoded by the coding sequence ATGGCCACCGGCGGCGGAGCGGAGGAGGAGCCCCCGCGGggccggccgccgccgccgccgctgcccgCGCGGCCCGGCGCCCGCGAGAGGCTGGGCTGGGCGCAGGTGGTGAGGAACCTGGCGGGGAAGAAGGGCGACTTCGGCGAGCCGCGGCGGCGCGACGGCGCGGGCAGCGGGGCGAGCGGCGGCCCCGGCGCCCCGGGCCCCGGCGACCTCCCCCCGGCCGGGCGCGGGGACCCGAAGGGCCGCCGTCGCGACCCCGCGGGGGAGGCGGCGGACGCCGGCAGGAAGAAGGGCGCGGGAGACCCGAGTCGGCGGAAGAGGGccgaggcggcggcggccgcggcgacCCCCGCCGGGCCCGACGAGGCGGCCGAGCGGCCGGCCCAGGACGAGGCGCCCCAGGACGAGCCTCCGGCCGCCGGGCCGGGCAAGGGCCGCTTCCTCGTGCGCATCTGTTTCCAGGGAGACGAGGGCGCCTGCCCGACCCGGGACTTCGTGGTGGGCGCGCTCATCCTGCGCTCCATCGGCATGGACCCCGACGACATCTACGCCGTCATTCAGGTCCCCGGCAGCCGCGAGTTCGACGTGAGCTTCCGCTCCGCGGACAAGCTGGCCCTGTTCCTCCGCGTCTACGAGGAGAAGCGCGAGCTGGAGGACTGCTGGGACAACTTCGTGGTTTTGGGGCGGAGCAAGTCGAGCCTGAAGACCCTCTTCATCCTCTTCCGGAACGAGACCGTGGACGTGGAGGACATCGTGACCTGGCTCAAGCGCCACTGCGACGTGCTGGCCGTGCCCGTCAAAGTGACCGACAGGTTTGGCATCTGGACCGGGGAGTACAAGTGCGAGATCGAGCTGCGCCAGGGGGAGGGCGGCGTGCGGCACCTGCCCGGGGCCTTCTTCTTGGGCGccgagaggggctacagctggtacaAGGGGCAGCCCAAGACGTGCTTCAAGTGTGGTTCCCGGACCCACATGAGCGGCACCTGCAGCCAGGACAGGTGTTTCAGGTGCGGCGAGGAGGGCCACCTGAGCCCCTACTGCCGGAAGGTCATCGTGTGCAACCTCTGTGGCAAGAGGGGACACGCCTTTGCCCAGTGTCCCAAAGCCGTCCACAATTCCGTGGCCGCTCAGCTCCCCGGCGTGGCGGGCCACtga